In a single window of the Allobranchiibius huperziae genome:
- a CDS encoding (R)-mandelonitrile lyase encodes MNKNPRTATVKTPAENFTGDVWMNPLFDGDGTSRLVCGHVRFTPGARTNWHSHSNGQLLVCTDGVGLVGTRDGRSVLLHAGESVWTPAGEEHFHGGTADQMMCHYAILDGSGDADATTWLEPVTDDQYAAAEAAATGSR; translated from the coding sequence GTGAACAAGAACCCTCGCACCGCGACCGTCAAGACGCCTGCGGAGAACTTCACCGGCGACGTGTGGATGAATCCGCTCTTCGACGGCGACGGCACGTCCCGGTTGGTCTGTGGACACGTGCGTTTCACCCCGGGGGCGCGCACCAACTGGCACTCCCACTCCAACGGGCAGCTGCTCGTGTGCACCGACGGCGTCGGGCTGGTCGGCACCCGCGACGGGCGCTCGGTCCTGCTCCATGCGGGGGAGAGCGTGTGGACCCCGGCCGGCGAAGAGCACTTCCACGGCGGCACCGCCGATCAGATGATGTGCCACTACGCGATCCTCGATGGCAGCGGCGACGCCGACGCGACGACGTGGTTGGAGCCGGTCACCGACGACCAGTACGCCGCGGCCGAGGCCGCCGCCACCGGGAGCCGGTGA
- a CDS encoding GNAT family N-acetyltransferase has product MPEPNLASAGGSPDASGIRVVRANDAAAVARILATLPQWFGIPESNDHYVEAAASMPSYLAVTGDRVVGVLLTTIHFAEAAEVYLMAVDAAYRRRGIGTRLMEAARAELRRDGVRFLQVKTLGPSRPDENYAATRRFYERCGFTPLEELLQLWEGNPCLLMVAAL; this is encoded by the coding sequence GTGCCCGAACCGAACCTGGCCAGCGCGGGCGGATCGCCCGATGCCTCGGGCATCCGCGTCGTCCGGGCGAACGACGCCGCCGCCGTCGCCCGCATCCTGGCCACCCTGCCGCAGTGGTTCGGCATCCCCGAGTCGAACGACCACTACGTCGAGGCTGCCGCGTCGATGCCGTCGTATCTGGCCGTGACCGGCGACCGCGTCGTGGGCGTGTTGCTGACGACGATTCATTTCGCGGAGGCTGCCGAGGTCTATCTGATGGCCGTCGACGCGGCGTACCGACGCCGGGGCATCGGCACCCGGCTGATGGAAGCCGCGCGGGCAGAATTGCGCCGCGACGGCGTCCGCTTCCTGCAGGTCAAGACGCTCGGTCCGAGCCGACCGGACGAGAACTACGCGGCGACCCGCCGCTTCTACGAACGCTGCGGATTCACCCCGTTGGAGGAGCTGCTGCAGCTGTGGGAGGGCAATCCCTGCCTGCTGATGGTCGCGGCGCTCTGA
- a CDS encoding aldo/keto reductase — MEYRPLGRTGVQVSPLCLGAMMFGPWGNDDRADATRIIHAALDAGINIVDTADIYSAGVSEEIVGEALQGRRDDVVLATKFFMPMGDGPNQGGGSRRWIIREVENSLRRLRTDYIDLYQMHRPTPETDVEETLGALSDLVHAGKVRYVGSSSFSASQIVEAQWAARERNLERFVTEQPPYSILVRGIEEDLLPTALRHGMGTLTYSPLGGGWLSGRWRKDAASEPTSSARPSVRFDMSIPANQRKLDVVEDLAQLAEQAGVSLIEMSIAFVIRHPGVTAAIVGPRTMAQLESYLPAADLTLSDDVLDRIDAIVAPGVTVNPEDTSYGQHELTPTALRR, encoded by the coding sequence ATGGAGTACCGCCCACTCGGCCGCACCGGCGTGCAGGTCAGCCCGCTCTGCCTCGGCGCGATGATGTTCGGCCCGTGGGGCAACGACGACCGGGCCGATGCGACCCGCATCATCCACGCCGCCCTGGACGCCGGGATCAACATCGTCGACACCGCCGACATCTACTCGGCCGGTGTCTCGGAGGAGATCGTCGGGGAGGCCCTGCAGGGTCGGCGGGACGACGTCGTACTGGCGACCAAGTTCTTCATGCCCATGGGGGATGGCCCCAATCAGGGCGGGGGCTCGCGGCGGTGGATCATCCGCGAGGTCGAGAACTCGCTGCGGCGCTTGAGGACCGACTACATCGATCTGTACCAGATGCACCGGCCGACACCGGAGACCGACGTGGAGGAGACCCTGGGTGCGCTCTCGGACCTCGTGCACGCCGGGAAGGTGCGCTACGTCGGCTCCTCCTCGTTCTCGGCGTCACAGATCGTGGAGGCGCAGTGGGCCGCACGGGAGCGCAATCTCGAGCGGTTCGTCACCGAGCAGCCGCCGTACTCGATCCTCGTCCGCGGCATCGAGGAGGACCTGTTGCCGACCGCGCTGCGGCACGGGATGGGCACCCTCACCTACAGTCCGCTGGGCGGCGGATGGCTCTCCGGCAGGTGGCGCAAGGACGCCGCCTCGGAGCCGACATCCAGCGCCCGCCCGAGCGTCCGGTTCGACATGAGCATCCCGGCCAACCAGCGCAAGCTCGATGTCGTCGAGGACCTGGCACAGCTGGCCGAGCAGGCCGGTGTGAGTCTGATCGAGATGTCGATCGCGTTCGTCATCCGCCACCCCGGTGTCACCGCGGCGATCGTCGGTCCGCGCACGATGGCGCAGTTGGAGTCCTACCTGCCTGCTGCGGACCTCACCCTCAGCGATGACGTCCTCGACCGGATCGACGCGATCGTGGCTCCAGGCGTGACGGTCAACCCGGAGGACACCAGCTACGGCCAGCACGAACTCACCCCCACGGCGCTGCGTCGCTGA
- a CDS encoding aldo/keto reductase produces the protein MQELTLNNDVRMPAIGLGVFQTPADETRSAVAAALSTGYRHIDTAAAYGNEREVGEAIRDSGLARDDVFVETKVWISDYGYDETLHAFDKSAGKLGVEQIDLLILHQALPSDFEKTQQAYRALEKLLADGRVRSIGVSNFMVEHLTALLEKAAVVPAVNQIELHPYFQQREVQAFGAQHGILTQAWSPIGGITFYRDGQHTSTLQDPVIGDIARAHDRSPAQVMLRWHLQAGRSVIPKSTKPQRIAENFDVFDFELGGDQVDAIDALDTDRRGGPEPTAITLESFGRDIPEA, from the coding sequence ATGCAAGAGCTGACCCTGAACAACGACGTACGGATGCCCGCGATCGGGCTCGGTGTGTTCCAGACACCCGCCGACGAGACGCGCAGCGCGGTCGCCGCGGCGCTGTCGACCGGATACCGCCATATCGACACCGCGGCGGCGTACGGCAACGAACGCGAGGTCGGAGAAGCGATCCGTGACTCCGGGCTCGCACGCGACGACGTCTTCGTCGAGACCAAGGTGTGGATCAGCGACTACGGGTACGACGAGACGCTGCACGCGTTCGACAAGAGCGCCGGCAAGCTCGGCGTGGAGCAGATCGATCTGCTGATCCTGCACCAGGCGCTCCCTTCGGATTTCGAGAAGACCCAGCAGGCGTACCGCGCCCTCGAGAAGCTGCTGGCCGACGGCAGGGTGCGCTCGATTGGGGTCAGCAACTTCATGGTCGAGCACCTCACCGCGCTCCTGGAGAAGGCCGCCGTGGTGCCCGCGGTGAACCAGATCGAACTACACCCCTACTTCCAGCAGCGGGAGGTCCAGGCATTCGGCGCCCAGCACGGAATCCTCACCCAGGCCTGGTCGCCGATCGGCGGGATCACGTTCTACCGGGACGGCCAGCACACCAGCACCCTGCAGGACCCCGTGATCGGTGACATCGCGCGAGCGCACGACAGGTCGCCCGCGCAGGTGATGCTGCGCTGGCACCTGCAGGCGGGTCGCTCGGTGATCCCGAAGTCGACCAAGCCGCAACGTATCGCCGAGAACTTCGACGTCTTCGACTTCGAGCTCGGCGGCGATCAGGTGGACGCCATCGACGCCCTGGACACCGATCGGCGCGGCGGTCCCGAGCCGACCGCCATCACGCTGGAGAGCTTCGGCCGCGACATCCCCGAAGCTTGA
- a CDS encoding DUF4118 domain-containing protein translates to MTGRMRFEPSAWAQAGWWTTAVRVGAAIGPLVICALLATDRRDITPVIAVLVLVLWVVAAAATADRLAALIAAVSGGVWFDFFLARPYHQFAIADTAHVVATVLLVLIGIAVAELALWGHRQQAGAARRSGYLDGLLASAAAIREGSAPTRAVTEIAAQQIADTLDVERSTFVDGPIRDAPIAVLEQDGTVVRGGRRVDVTRIGLPTDEYIAIPVQRGQAVLGYFRVSSATHVRHPSSEQCRVAVLLADQVAGAFGTASSASSVSTD, encoded by the coding sequence ATGACCGGCCGGATGCGTTTCGAACCGTCGGCGTGGGCCCAGGCCGGGTGGTGGACCACAGCGGTGCGTGTCGGTGCGGCGATCGGTCCGCTCGTCATCTGCGCGCTCCTCGCGACCGACCGCAGGGACATCACGCCGGTCATCGCGGTCCTCGTGCTCGTGCTCTGGGTGGTCGCAGCCGCCGCCACTGCCGACCGGCTGGCCGCGCTGATCGCCGCCGTGTCCGGAGGCGTCTGGTTCGACTTCTTCCTCGCCCGGCCCTACCACCAGTTCGCGATCGCCGACACGGCTCACGTCGTCGCGACGGTGCTGCTCGTGCTGATCGGCATCGCCGTCGCCGAGCTCGCGCTCTGGGGCCACCGTCAACAGGCCGGTGCCGCGCGCCGTTCGGGTTATCTGGACGGGCTGTTGGCGAGTGCCGCGGCGATCAGGGAGGGCAGCGCGCCCACCCGGGCGGTCACCGAGATCGCCGCTCAGCAGATCGCCGACACCCTGGACGTCGAGCGGTCCACCTTCGTCGACGGCCCGATCCGCGATGCGCCGATCGCCGTCCTGGAGCAGGACGGCACGGTGGTCCGGGGCGGTCGCCGGGTCGACGTGACCCGGATCGGGCTGCCCACCGACGAGTACATCGCGATCCCGGTGCAGCGGGGACAGGCGGTCCTCGGCTACTTCCGGGTGTCGTCCGCGACCCATGTGCGGCATCCGAGCTCCGAGCAGTGTCGGGTCGCGGTCCTGCTCGCCGATCAGGTGGCCGGCGCGTTCGGAACGGCGAGCTCGGCGAGCTCGGTGAGCACGGACTAG
- a CDS encoding HNH endonuclease signature motif containing protein, with amino-acid sequence MGEFTAALEEWPGALWQLDEAALGEVVGGMLRMGARMENVAALATADALSRGTVANSTATGAPAWVARQAAGVDPVVVRRVGTVGVDCADPRNRVVAEALATGSASVPVAAAALREVPRILPQLPTAGRDDLLGRYLSLSDQGWRTLRELTTRILGQYAPQQLVRDEERQQECESVFWADLPNGLTRFVAELSSGHAAVVKHALRALSAPTPAPAPQESPTSAGARLETGTGALERDTRTPAKRRADALVRLVETSAGVLDGTSPRPVGEFGGTAKILVTMDYNTLYEGLRDAGRLGQHGSGEDGFAPTYLPGIGRTTDGDHLDAGTLRRLACDADLIPAVLGTESEPLDVGRAKRLFTGGLRTAIIHPDQHCTFPGCDRPPDWCDAHHVRPWWAGGETTLTNAALLCARHHTIVHRDLLTAQVTTTGVTWDLTPGLMPSRPGQRPAA; translated from the coding sequence ATGGGGGAGTTCACTGCTGCGTTGGAGGAGTGGCCGGGCGCCCTGTGGCAGTTGGACGAAGCGGCACTGGGCGAGGTCGTCGGGGGCATGCTGCGGATGGGCGCCCGGATGGAGAACGTCGCGGCTCTGGCGACCGCGGACGCACTGAGCCGCGGGACCGTGGCGAACTCCACCGCGACGGGTGCTCCGGCGTGGGTGGCCCGGCAAGCGGCTGGTGTGGACCCGGTCGTGGTGCGCCGGGTCGGGACGGTGGGCGTGGACTGCGCCGATCCGCGCAACCGAGTCGTGGCCGAGGCCCTCGCGACCGGGTCGGCGAGTGTGCCGGTGGCCGCTGCCGCGTTGCGGGAGGTGCCCCGGATCCTGCCGCAACTGCCGACCGCAGGTCGCGATGACCTGCTCGGGCGGTACCTGTCGCTGTCCGATCAGGGGTGGCGGACCTTGCGGGAGTTGACCACCCGGATCCTGGGTCAGTACGCCCCGCAGCAGCTCGTGCGGGACGAGGAACGTCAGCAGGAGTGCGAGTCGGTGTTCTGGGCCGACCTGCCCAACGGGTTAACGAGGTTCGTCGCCGAACTCTCGAGCGGGCATGCCGCCGTGGTCAAACACGCCCTGCGTGCCCTCTCCGCACCCACGCCTGCGCCTGCGCCACAAGAGTCCCCGACCAGCGCGGGGGCCCGGCTAGAAACCGGGACGGGTGCGCTGGAACGAGACACCCGCACCCCGGCCAAACGGCGCGCGGATGCCCTGGTGCGACTCGTCGAGACCTCCGCCGGCGTGCTCGACGGCACCAGCCCGCGGCCGGTCGGGGAGTTCGGCGGCACCGCGAAGATCCTGGTCACGATGGACTACAACACCCTGTACGAGGGGCTCCGGGACGCGGGCCGACTCGGCCAACACGGCTCGGGCGAAGACGGATTCGCCCCGACGTACCTACCGGGCATCGGACGCACCACCGACGGCGATCACCTCGACGCCGGCACTCTCCGCCGACTCGCGTGCGATGCGGATCTCATCCCCGCAGTCCTCGGCACCGAGTCCGAACCCTTGGACGTCGGCCGCGCCAAACGCCTGTTCACCGGGGGTTTACGCACCGCGATCATTCACCCGGATCAGCACTGCACCTTCCCCGGCTGCGACCGCCCACCGGACTGGTGCGATGCACATCATGTGCGGCCCTGGTGGGCCGGCGGCGAGACAACACTGACCAACGCAGCCCTGCTGTGCGCACGCCACCACACGATCGTGCACCGCGACCTGCTCACCGCTCAGGTCACCACGACCGGTGTCACCTGGGACCTCACCCCCGGACTGATGCCCAGCCGACCCGGACAGAGACCTGCCGCATGA
- the speB gene encoding agmatinase, producing the protein MPVGPTDASKTPRYAGLTTFARLPRREDMEDVEDYDVAVVGVPFDSGVSYRPGARFGPSHIRESSRLLRPWNPELDVAPFDLQQVVDAGDIAANPFDIEDAIGQIERDAAELTAGGRRLLTLGGDHTITLPLLRVMHAAYGPIAVLHFDAHLDTWDTYFGAPHTHGTTFRRASEEGLLDRDHCLHIGIRGPLYDARDLPESADLGFATIHAAQFDELGTRGVIEAMLARLGDAPVYVSIDIDVLDPGHAPGTGTPEAGGLTSRELLAILRALEATNVVSADIVEVAPAYDHAQITGIAASHVGYELLSVMKPNAAVNA; encoded by the coding sequence ATGCCCGTCGGTCCGACTGACGCCAGCAAGACCCCGCGGTACGCCGGGCTCACCACCTTCGCGCGGCTGCCGCGCCGCGAGGACATGGAGGACGTCGAGGACTACGACGTCGCGGTGGTCGGGGTGCCGTTCGACAGCGGCGTGAGTTACCGACCCGGCGCCCGCTTCGGGCCCTCGCACATCCGGGAGAGCTCGCGGCTGCTGCGGCCATGGAATCCCGAGCTCGACGTGGCGCCGTTCGACCTGCAGCAGGTGGTGGACGCCGGCGACATCGCGGCCAACCCGTTCGACATCGAGGACGCGATCGGGCAGATAGAGCGGGACGCGGCGGAGCTGACCGCCGGTGGACGACGGCTGCTCACGCTCGGTGGCGACCACACGATCACCCTGCCGTTGCTGCGGGTGATGCACGCGGCGTACGGCCCGATCGCGGTGCTGCACTTCGATGCCCACCTCGACACGTGGGACACCTACTTCGGTGCCCCGCACACCCACGGCACGACGTTCCGGCGGGCCTCCGAGGAGGGGCTGCTCGACCGGGACCACTGCCTGCACATCGGGATCCGCGGCCCGCTCTACGACGCGCGCGACCTGCCGGAGTCCGCCGACCTCGGTTTCGCCACCATCCACGCCGCCCAGTTCGACGAGCTCGGTACGCGCGGGGTCATCGAAGCGATGCTCGCGCGGCTCGGCGACGCCCCGGTCTACGTCTCGATCGACATCGACGTCCTCGATCCGGGGCACGCGCCGGGCACCGGCACCCCGGAAGCCGGCGGCCTGACGAGTCGGGAGCTGCTCGCGATCCTGCGAGCGCTGGAGGCCACGAACGTCGTCTCGGCCGACATCGTCGAGGTGGCGCCGGCGTACGACCACGCGCAGATCACCGGGATCGCCGCCTCGCACGTCGGCTACGAGCTGCTGAGCGTCATGAAGCCGAACGCCGCTGTGAACGCATGA
- a CDS encoding gamma-glutamyltransferase family protein has translation MTFTTRPTLAGTFGMVSSTHWIASQSAMSVLERGGNAFDAAACAGFVLHVVEPHLNGPGGDMPAIVATADDPTPRVLCGQGPAPAGATIEHYRAEGLDQVPGSGLLAAAIPGAVDAWLVLLRDHGTWELSDVLEPAIGYAEAGHPVLPAVSATIERVAGMFTEHWPTSASTWLPRGKAPTPGSLVTNPAYAATLRRLLAEGAAAGTDRVSRIEGARRAWSDGFVADSVDRFARGSFLDSSGAAHAGVITGEDLGGFEATWEPAVTLDWAGATVAKTGAWGQGPVLLQSLQMMNALGDPSELDLLRAEGVHTTTEVMKLAFADREAFYGDVDVPLADLLDPAYAAQRAALVGADASMEIRPGSPGGRTPVLPHGLGQTASATGDSTVGEPTVSDRTAPTAQRGDTCHVDVVDRFGNTISATPSGGWLQSSPTIPELGFCLGTRAQMFRLQEGLPASLAPGRRPRTTLSPTLVLRDGAPSMACGTPGGDQQDQWQLLFLLRVLAQGNALQDAIDAPAWHSEAVPSSFYPRGMQPGVLVIEDRIDPAVARELSARGHGVQLGPAWSEGRLCAVTRDPATGVLRAGANPRGMQGYAVGR, from the coding sequence ATGACGTTCACCACGCGCCCCACGCTCGCGGGCACCTTCGGCATGGTCTCCTCCACCCACTGGATCGCGTCGCAGTCGGCGATGAGCGTGCTCGAACGCGGCGGCAACGCCTTCGACGCGGCCGCCTGCGCCGGCTTCGTGCTGCACGTGGTCGAGCCGCACCTCAACGGCCCCGGCGGCGACATGCCCGCCATCGTCGCCACCGCCGACGACCCGACCCCGCGGGTGCTCTGCGGCCAGGGCCCGGCGCCGGCGGGAGCCACCATCGAGCACTACCGCGCTGAGGGCCTGGACCAGGTGCCCGGCTCCGGCCTCCTGGCCGCGGCCATCCCCGGCGCGGTCGACGCCTGGCTGGTGCTGCTGCGCGACCACGGCACCTGGGAGCTGTCCGACGTGCTGGAGCCGGCCATCGGGTACGCCGAGGCCGGCCACCCCGTGCTCCCCGCCGTCAGCGCCACGATCGAACGCGTGGCGGGCATGTTCACCGAGCACTGGCCCACCTCCGCGAGCACCTGGCTGCCGCGCGGAAAGGCACCCACACCGGGCTCGTTGGTGACGAACCCCGCGTACGCCGCGACGCTGCGCCGCCTGCTGGCCGAGGGTGCCGCAGCCGGCACCGACCGGGTGAGCCGGATCGAGGGCGCCCGGCGTGCGTGGTCGGACGGTTTCGTCGCCGACTCGGTCGACCGCTTCGCCCGCGGGTCCTTCCTGGACTCCAGCGGCGCGGCCCACGCCGGCGTCATCACCGGTGAAGACCTCGGTGGGTTCGAGGCCACCTGGGAGCCCGCCGTCACCCTCGACTGGGCGGGCGCGACCGTCGCCAAGACCGGTGCGTGGGGCCAGGGGCCGGTGCTGCTGCAGTCGCTGCAGATGATGAACGCGCTCGGGGACCCGTCGGAGCTGGATCTGCTCCGCGCCGAGGGCGTGCACACCACGACCGAGGTCATGAAACTCGCCTTCGCCGACCGCGAGGCGTTCTACGGCGACGTCGACGTCCCGCTCGCCGACCTGCTCGACCCGGCGTACGCCGCTCAGCGCGCCGCGCTCGTCGGCGCGGACGCCTCGATGGAGATCCGGCCGGGCTCCCCCGGCGGCCGGACCCCGGTGCTCCCCCACGGATTGGGGCAAACCGCCTCTGCAACAGGCGATTCCACCGTCGGTGAGCCCACTGTGTCCGATCGGACAGCTCCCACCGCGCAACGCGGCGACACCTGCCACGTCGACGTGGTCGACCGCTTCGGCAACACGATCTCGGCGACGCCGAGCGGCGGGTGGTTGCAGAGCTCGCCCACCATCCCCGAGCTCGGCTTCTGCCTCGGCACCCGCGCACAGATGTTTCGGCTGCAGGAGGGCCTTCCGGCGTCTCTCGCGCCCGGCCGCCGGCCGCGGACCACCCTCAGCCCCACCCTGGTGCTGCGCGACGGCGCGCCGTCCATGGCCTGCGGTACGCCGGGCGGAGACCAACAGGATCAGTGGCAGTTGCTCTTCCTACTACGAGTCCTGGCTCAGGGCAACGCATTACAGGACGCCATCGACGCACCCGCCTGGCACAGCGAGGCGGTCCCCAGCTCGTTCTACCCGCGCGGCATGCAGCCCGGCGTGCTGGTGATCGAGGACCGGATCGACCCGGCTGTGGCGCGCGAGCTGTCGGCCCGCGGTCACGGCGTACAGCTCGGACCGGCGTGGAGCGAGGGACGGCTGTGCGCCGTCACCCGCGACCCCGCCACGGGAGTGCTGCGCGCCGGCGCCAACCCCCGCGGCATGCAGGGGTACGCCGTCGGACGGTGA
- a CDS encoding alpha/beta hydrolase family protein, producing MTGTAAATAAGRSRCARVVARRVAAGIAVVMSAAACSSHSTASSGTTASASDSASAPSSSTSSSTTASPSGSTSAGRFPQGWVDEQVSFTVDGMTIYATYRHPVSSARGPAALLIAGSGIPDRNGDSPGSPEGSIRLLANQLALDGVATLRYDKLGSGRTGLGTFAADPASVRVATYEHEAAATLRFLASRPRSDASQLSVFGHSEGGFYALMMATGHAGVVPHIARLGLIEPLSRRTLDVLDEQVTGLLRRDVSAGRITSAAAATQEQQLTAAITAVRAGRTPAQIPAVAATTFSPNNIGYTADLDRYDPAQLAAGLPAGTSVLLTCSPQDSQVPCSDVDHLKSGLTKAGVSLDYAPITDMDHALKTDDTPDNDNDDAAVPMAPALARAIATFVK from the coding sequence GTGACCGGCACCGCGGCGGCGACCGCGGCAGGTCGCAGCCGATGCGCGCGGGTCGTGGCTCGACGGGTGGCTGCCGGTATCGCGGTGGTCATGTCGGCGGCGGCGTGCAGCTCACACTCCACGGCATCGTCGGGTACGACGGCGAGCGCATCGGATTCGGCGTCGGCGCCGAGTTCGTCGACCTCGAGTTCCACGACGGCGAGTCCATCCGGATCGACGTCGGCGGGCAGGTTCCCGCAGGGCTGGGTGGACGAGCAGGTGAGCTTCACCGTCGACGGGATGACGATCTACGCGACCTACCGTCATCCGGTCTCATCGGCCCGCGGACCGGCTGCGTTGCTCATCGCGGGGAGCGGGATCCCCGATCGCAACGGCGACTCACCCGGGTCGCCGGAGGGTTCGATCCGCCTGCTCGCCAATCAACTCGCACTCGACGGTGTCGCGACCCTGCGCTACGACAAGCTCGGTTCCGGCCGGACGGGTTTGGGCACGTTCGCCGCCGACCCGGCCTCGGTCCGGGTGGCCACCTACGAGCACGAGGCGGCCGCAACACTGCGCTTCCTCGCGAGCAGACCGCGCTCGGACGCTTCCCAGCTGTCGGTGTTCGGCCACAGCGAGGGCGGTTTCTACGCGCTCATGATGGCCACCGGTCATGCGGGCGTCGTGCCGCACATCGCCCGCCTCGGTCTGATCGAGCCCTTGAGCCGGCGGACCTTGGACGTCCTGGACGAGCAGGTCACAGGCCTTTTGAGGCGGGACGTCTCGGCGGGCAGGATCACCAGCGCCGCCGCCGCCACCCAGGAGCAGCAACTCACCGCTGCCATCACCGCCGTGCGCGCCGGCCGGACGCCCGCCCAGATCCCGGCCGTGGCAGCGACGACCTTCAGCCCGAACAACATCGGTTACACCGCCGACCTGGATCGTTACGACCCGGCTCAGCTGGCGGCCGGGCTCCCCGCGGGGACATCGGTCCTGCTGACCTGCAGCCCCCAGGACTCGCAGGTGCCCTGCTCCGACGTCGACCACCTGAAGAGCGGTCTGACCAAGGCCGGGGTGTCCCTGGACTACGCGCCGATCACCGACATGGATCACGCGCTGAAGACGGACGACACACCCGACAACGACAACGACGATGCGGCTGTGCCGATGGCGCCGGCCCTTGCCCGTGCCATCGCGACGTTCGTGAAGTGA
- a CDS encoding M55 family metallopeptidase — protein MRVLVSVDMEGVAGVVDPQDTSPGNPEYERNRGYMTDEASAVVRGVLAHDPAAEIVVCDAHARFRNLIPDRLEQGCTLLRGSPRRLAMMTGIDEGVDAACFVGYHGRAGTPHSVLAHTVSGAVIAEVRCDGRELGELGLNAALAVHYGAAPVLATGDDTLAAEAASVVPGMTTVVVKTSRGSRAAEGLHPRESCRRIEAATQTALTRLGDVQAPRFQGPVDLEVDVLRPSMTERALGIPGVGLRGPLTLGFTAADIAAAYELIEVFAALGAP, from the coding sequence GTGCGGGTGCTGGTGTCGGTCGATATGGAGGGTGTTGCGGGAGTCGTCGACCCGCAGGACACCAGCCCGGGAAACCCGGAGTACGAGCGCAACCGCGGTTACATGACGGATGAGGCGAGCGCCGTCGTACGCGGTGTGCTGGCCCACGACCCGGCGGCGGAGATCGTGGTCTGTGACGCGCACGCACGGTTCCGCAACCTCATCCCGGACCGCCTGGAGCAGGGGTGCACGCTGCTGCGGGGATCGCCCCGGCGCCTGGCGATGATGACCGGGATCGACGAGGGCGTGGATGCGGCATGTTTCGTCGGCTATCACGGACGGGCCGGCACGCCGCACTCCGTGTTGGCGCACACGGTCAGCGGCGCCGTCATCGCCGAGGTCCGCTGTGACGGGCGCGAATTGGGCGAGCTCGGACTGAACGCGGCCCTGGCGGTGCACTACGGCGCGGCGCCCGTGCTCGCGACCGGTGACGACACGCTGGCGGCCGAGGCCGCCTCGGTGGTGCCCGGCATGACCACGGTCGTCGTCAAGACCTCGAGGGGCAGCCGGGCCGCCGAAGGACTGCACCCGCGCGAGTCGTGCCGACGGATCGAGGCTGCCACGCAGACGGCGCTCACGCGCCTCGGCGACGTGCAGGCGCCGCGTTTCCAGGGCCCGGTCGACCTCGAGGTGGACGTCCTCCGGCCGTCGATGACCGAGCGCGCGCTGGGAATCCCCGGGGTCGGACTACGCGGCCCGCTGACACTGGGCTTCACCGCCGCGGACATCGCCGCGGCGTACGAGCTCATCGAGGTGTTCGCTGCGCTCGGCGCTCCCTGA